The following proteins are encoded in a genomic region of Micromonospora olivasterospora:
- a CDS encoding B12-binding domain-containing radical SAM protein — MTRVLLIKPPIRACMIEIGRHMPIGLAYLAAQLRNSGMEVDIFDSLAFSEDNHVVPPSQYTDIDRAKVAAHPRWDHLVHWGADWARVEQVLRRGYDVVGVSCMFTPYYEPAYELGRLAKQILPQARVILGGQHPTVAHPHALAEEAFDALVLGEAEANVVEIVEALAAGRSLRGMPGLTFRCGTGLCDCPRPSGVHLQPRAEFLQDLDGLALPAVDLLDMGSYDETATLITSRGCPFSCSFCTVHATVGKKFRARAPENVVDEIEHYVTEHGIRRFFIEDDNFTFDIARVHEICRAITRRGLDVELHLPNGMTVVKLDKPLVDDMAAAGFQSLFLGLETTDVKRLRQIRKGFTSLEKVNAGAGLFTDHGITVGASLIVGLLGQTPAEVARDSINLMLAGIRFWTNPFYPIPGSPDFQQCLANGLITHDTELALYDQFNFAIGSDHLSPAELYWSVVITQAMAHWPDYVLEGARVRRERGTVGLDEALQRLLAHSDSLFGPNGELEVPAVPASIDGNVVHGHPEGCFHAAQRISPQRLPGEVCTFTGDVFAAAVSLYTGVAYRSDQLPRSLGDGCAFALDNANVDSDFGGVHKTVLDELDDAMMTTETENV; from the coding sequence GTGACACGAGTGCTGCTGATCAAGCCGCCCATTCGCGCGTGCATGATCGAGATCGGCCGGCACATGCCGATCGGGCTCGCCTACCTCGCCGCCCAGCTGCGCAACAGCGGCATGGAAGTCGACATCTTCGATTCCCTGGCGTTCAGCGAAGACAACCATGTCGTGCCACCGTCGCAGTACACGGACATCGACCGGGCGAAGGTGGCGGCGCACCCGCGCTGGGACCACCTGGTGCACTGGGGCGCCGACTGGGCGCGTGTCGAGCAGGTGCTGCGGCGCGGTTATGACGTGGTGGGCGTGTCATGCATGTTCACGCCCTACTACGAGCCGGCGTACGAGCTGGGCCGGCTGGCCAAGCAGATCCTGCCGCAGGCGCGGGTGATCCTCGGCGGGCAGCACCCGACGGTGGCGCATCCGCACGCGCTGGCCGAGGAGGCGTTCGACGCGCTGGTGCTCGGTGAGGCCGAGGCCAACGTGGTAGAGATCGTCGAGGCGCTCGCCGCCGGGCGCAGCCTGCGCGGCATGCCGGGTCTCACGTTCCGCTGCGGCACCGGGCTCTGCGACTGCCCGCGCCCGTCGGGGGTGCACCTGCAGCCGCGAGCCGAGTTCCTCCAGGACCTCGACGGCCTGGCGCTGCCCGCCGTCGACCTGCTCGACATGGGGAGCTACGACGAGACCGCCACGCTGATCACGAGCCGTGGTTGTCCGTTCTCCTGTTCGTTCTGCACGGTGCACGCCACCGTCGGCAAGAAGTTCCGCGCCCGCGCACCGGAGAACGTGGTCGACGAGATCGAGCACTACGTGACCGAGCACGGTATCCGGCGGTTTTTCATCGAGGACGACAACTTCACCTTCGACATCGCCCGCGTGCACGAGATCTGCCGGGCCATCACGCGTCGCGGCCTCGACGTGGAGCTGCACCTGCCCAATGGCATGACAGTGGTGAAGCTGGACAAACCGCTCGTCGACGACATGGCCGCCGCCGGCTTCCAGAGCCTGTTCCTGGGCTTGGAGACGACCGACGTCAAGCGGCTACGCCAGATCCGCAAGGGCTTCACCTCACTGGAGAAGGTCAACGCGGGGGCCGGCCTGTTCACCGACCACGGCATCACCGTCGGGGCATCGCTCATCGTGGGGCTGCTCGGGCAGACCCCGGCCGAGGTCGCCCGCGACTCGATCAACTTGATGCTCGCCGGCATCCGGTTCTGGACCAACCCGTTCTACCCGATCCCGGGCTCGCCGGACTTCCAGCAGTGCCTCGCCAACGGGCTCATCACGCACGACACCGAGCTGGCGCTCTACGACCAGTTCAACTTCGCGATCGGCTCCGACCACCTGTCCCCGGCGGAGCTGTACTGGTCCGTCGTCATCACGCAGGCCATGGCGCACTGGCCGGACTACGTGCTGGAAGGCGCGCGAGTCCGGCGTGAGCGCGGGACGGTCGGCCTCGACGAGGCGCTGCAGCGGCTGCTCGCCCACAGCGACAGCCTGTTCGGCCCGAACGGTGAGCTGGAGGTGCCGGCGGTGCCGGCGTCGATCGACGGCAACGTCGTGCACGGCCACCCGGAGGGCTGCTTCCACGCGGCGCAGCGCATCAGCCCGCAGCGACTGCCCGGCGAGGTCTGCACCTTCACCGGTGACGTCTTCGCCGCCGCAGTGAGCCTCTACACCGGCGTGGCGTACCGCTCCGACCAGCTACCGCGCAGCCTCGGGGACGGGTGCGCCTTCGCCCTCGACAACGCCAACGTGGACAGCGACTTCGGCGGCGTCCACAAGACCGTCCTCGACGAGCTGGACGACGCCATGATGACGACCGAGACGGAGAACGTATGA
- a CDS encoding aminotransferase class III-fold pyridoxal phosphate-dependent enzyme, which translates to MKNLETIDRARRVTAAEQYDIGTRFPSVFVKAQGSWMEDVEGRRVLDVTAASGALLLGNRHPAVVEAITRYIAEHGTVFASTLSLPRIELAERLCERYPAGEKAVFSKSGSEATTAAIRMARAASGRDIIVTSGYHGWHDWHLSYLNIGYNPGTRIACYGYNETALRRMLHEFAGEIAAVIVTPEPAWFDEAYYRRVSQLCAEHGVYFIIDEVITAFRYGHRGLNGTGEVPADAITMSKGLGNGHSISAVVGRREILDAYDKAGVAGTYTREVPPMAAALAVLDVTEDGSVHEHTQRMGATLRDGMRDILAAVGIPAFVNGPPMMFDVVVPSEQLSWDIYRAAYDHGAYFEDSGTHMVTAAFGQAEVDHALEAFEKGAREIARITSFDFDALPESRLHQFASEAFGGALHDDEAVLRRIDDTVHAIANRDPALARLLDPSCG; encoded by the coding sequence ATGAAAAACCTGGAGACCATCGACCGGGCGCGGCGGGTCACCGCGGCCGAGCAGTACGACATCGGCACCCGGTTTCCCTCAGTGTTCGTCAAGGCGCAGGGGTCCTGGATGGAGGACGTCGAGGGACGGCGCGTCCTCGACGTGACCGCCGCGAGCGGTGCGCTGCTGCTGGGCAACCGGCACCCGGCCGTGGTCGAGGCGATCACCCGGTACATCGCCGAGCACGGCACCGTGTTCGCCAGCACGCTGTCGCTCCCGCGCATCGAGCTGGCCGAGCGGCTTTGCGAGCGCTACCCGGCCGGCGAGAAGGCGGTGTTCAGCAAGAGCGGCTCGGAGGCCACGACCGCCGCGATCCGGATGGCGCGCGCCGCCAGCGGTCGGGACATCATCGTGACCTCCGGCTACCACGGCTGGCACGACTGGCACCTGTCCTACCTCAACATCGGGTACAACCCCGGGACGCGTATCGCCTGCTACGGCTACAACGAGACGGCGCTGCGCCGGATGCTGCACGAGTTCGCCGGCGAGATCGCCGCGGTGATCGTGACGCCCGAGCCGGCGTGGTTCGACGAGGCGTACTACCGCCGCGTGTCGCAGCTGTGCGCGGAGCACGGCGTATACTTCATCATCGACGAGGTCATCACGGCGTTCCGGTACGGCCATCGGGGGCTCAACGGCACCGGCGAGGTGCCAGCCGACGCCATCACGATGAGCAAGGGCCTGGGCAACGGCCACTCCATCTCAGCCGTCGTCGGGCGCCGCGAGATCCTCGACGCCTACGACAAGGCCGGTGTCGCCGGCACCTACACGCGGGAGGTGCCGCCGATGGCGGCCGCCCTGGCGGTGCTGGACGTCACCGAGGACGGCTCGGTGCACGAGCACACCCAGCGGATGGGTGCGACGCTGCGCGACGGGATGCGCGACATCCTGGCCGCCGTGGGAATCCCGGCGTTCGTCAACGGGCCGCCGATGATGTTCGACGTCGTCGTGCCGTCCGAGCAGCTGTCGTGGGACATCTACCGAGCCGCCTACGACCACGGCGCCTACTTCGAAGACAGCGGCACGCACATGGTGACGGCGGCGTTCGGCCAGGCCGAGGTCGACCACGCGCTGGAGGCGTTCGAGAAGGGTGCGCGCGAGATCGCCAGGATCACCTCGTTCGACTTCGACGCGCTGCCGGAGTCGCGGCTGCACCAGTTCGCCTCGGAGGCGTTCGGCGGGGCGCTGCACGACGACGAGGCCGTCCTGCGCCGTATCGACGACACCGTGCATGCCATCGCCAACCGCGACCCGGCGCTGGCCCGCCTCCTCGACCCGTCCTGCGGCTGA
- a CDS encoding APH(3') family aminoglycoside O-phosphotransferase has product MFPPSRPPAALAGRLRLDGAWTHVASRSYGTVIHRVDGRRHAFYVKTTPPRRDNDLRFHPGSEAERLQWLAARGFPVAEVVDVGGDDELMWLVTTAVEGRSAAGPWATHERPVVLDVVADVVRALHELPLTDCPFDRTLAVTLPLARLAAEMGWIDLDDLDPQHRGWSARQLLDELTATPPPAVEDLVVCHGDPCLDNFLVAPDTLALTGILDVGRLGAADRWKDLAIAVRDVTEQCADEGDEGQAAAARFLARYGARPDAGKDRFYRLLDEFV; this is encoded by the coding sequence ATGTTCCCACCATCCCGGCCGCCGGCCGCCCTCGCCGGCCGTCTGCGGCTCGACGGGGCGTGGACGCATGTGGCAAGCCGCTCGTACGGCACGGTGATCCACCGGGTCGACGGCCGGCGCCACGCGTTCTACGTCAAGACGACGCCGCCGCGGCGCGACAACGACCTGCGGTTCCACCCGGGCAGCGAAGCCGAGCGTCTGCAGTGGCTCGCTGCCCGGGGCTTCCCGGTCGCCGAGGTGGTCGACGTGGGCGGTGACGACGAGCTGATGTGGCTGGTCACCACGGCCGTCGAGGGCCGCTCGGCGGCTGGGCCGTGGGCGACGCACGAGCGGCCCGTGGTGCTCGACGTCGTCGCCGACGTGGTCCGCGCGCTGCACGAGCTGCCGTTGACCGACTGCCCCTTCGACCGGACGCTGGCGGTGACCTTGCCGCTGGCCCGGCTGGCGGCCGAGATGGGCTGGATAGATCTCGACGACCTCGACCCGCAGCACCGCGGGTGGTCGGCGCGGCAGTTGCTCGACGAGCTGACGGCCACGCCGCCTCCCGCGGTCGAGGACCTGGTCGTTTGCCACGGAGACCCGTGCCTGGACAACTTCCTCGTCGCGCCGGACACGCTCGCGCTCACCGGCATCCTCGACGTGGGCCGGCTCGGGGCGGCCGACCGCTGGAAGGACCTGGCCATCGCCGTGCGCGACGTGACCGAGCAGTGTGCTGACGAAGGGGACGAAGGGCAGGCCGCCGCCGCGCGGTTCCTGGCGCGGTACGGCGCCCGCCCCGACGCAGGAAAAGACCGTTTCTACCGCCTTCTGGACGAGTTCGTCTGA
- a CDS encoding PIG-L deacetylase family protein, producing the protein MSTAQSLDHPVPGALRLPRPAKVLLVSPHPDDIAWSLGGTVARVAAAGAAMSALTVFGRTSYAPGSAAHGTSAAIAVRAREDVMWATATGVRLHRGDLPDASLRGYDDDTEMGAQPEPAIVSEVADRLTPVLRAARPDLLLVPLAVRGHVDHLAARSAAEYVAAAEAPDCALLYYEDLPYAAGVDHSHTEHPVLVDVAGYHAQREAGVLCYPSQEPHLILPIIAAHTSVTGGERLWGATASAAQRLAELLAAAPQSDQQPDQRPAERGSGHRPRRAPVVVHASAPADQTADSPLRRMESQPW; encoded by the coding sequence ATGAGCACAGCCCAATCCCTCGACCACCCGGTCCCCGGCGCCCTGCGGCTCCCCCGGCCGGCCAAGGTGCTGCTGGTGTCCCCGCACCCCGACGACATCGCGTGGTCGCTGGGCGGCACGGTGGCGCGCGTCGCGGCGGCCGGGGCGGCGATGTCGGCGCTGACGGTGTTCGGCCGCACCAGCTACGCACCCGGGTCGGCGGCCCACGGCACGAGCGCGGCCATCGCGGTACGCGCCCGGGAGGACGTCATGTGGGCCACCGCGACCGGCGTGCGCCTGCACCGCGGCGACCTGCCCGACGCGAGCCTGCGCGGCTACGACGACGACACCGAGATGGGAGCGCAGCCCGAGCCGGCGATCGTGTCGGAGGTGGCCGACCGACTCACCCCCGTGCTGCGCGCGGCCCGCCCGGACCTGCTGCTCGTGCCGCTGGCCGTACGCGGGCACGTCGACCACCTGGCCGCCCGATCGGCCGCCGAGTACGTGGCGGCGGCCGAGGCGCCGGACTGCGCGCTGCTCTACTACGAGGACCTGCCCTACGCCGCCGGCGTGGACCACTCGCACACCGAGCACCCGGTGCTGGTCGACGTCGCGGGTTACCACGCCCAGCGCGAAGCGGGTGTGCTCTGCTACCCCTCGCAGGAGCCACACCTCATCCTGCCGATCATCGCCGCACACACGTCCGTGACGGGCGGCGAACGGCTGTGGGGCGCCACCGCCTCGGCCGCTCAGCGCCTCGCCGAGCTTCTCGCCGCCGCACCGCAGTCCGACCAACAGCCCGACCAACGGCCCGCCGAGCGCGGCTCAGGGCACCGGCCGCGCCGCGCGCCGGTCGTCGTCCACGCCTCGGCGCCGGCGGACCAGACCGCAGATTCGCCGCTCCGCAGAATGGAGTCCCAACCATGGTGA
- a CDS encoding radical SAM protein, with translation MVTQSLPVIPLTIPTVPRHVTAFVNWACNLTCRECWMYGDSAAESTWLPEVKRDQMSIEMWTALVDELAAGNREKVYLTIMGGEPLMHRDVVELIRIAKTRMPNSNLDMSTNATLLPRFADDIVAAGIDDVYISIDGPSPEVNDPIRGRDAFERAVAGLRSLQDAKARAGHGPNIALNFVVTGMNYTHLVDMVRLCEQLGVEEITVGLSSFFTREEGHASRAAFEAVTGRPFLSWAGYCNEHQHADLVPERLEELLDEADRLSNGVRVLVAPTRYTNREKSRFFAKDWRRIVRETTCVKLWAQTTVLPNGQIISCTTFADTVMGSIRDQSLSEVFHGDSYTRMREMIREGLQPICHRCCELNMDIDVDPALYDSATVKG, from the coding sequence ATGGTGACACAGTCACTACCGGTCATTCCGCTGACGATCCCGACGGTGCCGCGCCATGTCACGGCGTTCGTGAACTGGGCGTGCAACCTGACCTGCCGGGAATGCTGGATGTACGGCGACTCGGCGGCGGAGAGCACCTGGCTCCCCGAGGTCAAGCGCGACCAGATGAGCATCGAGATGTGGACGGCGCTGGTCGACGAGTTGGCCGCCGGCAACCGGGAGAAGGTGTACCTGACGATCATGGGCGGCGAGCCGCTCATGCATCGCGACGTCGTCGAGCTCATCCGCATCGCGAAGACCCGGATGCCGAACAGCAACCTCGACATGAGCACCAACGCCACGTTGCTGCCCCGCTTCGCGGACGACATCGTGGCCGCAGGCATCGACGACGTGTACATCTCGATCGACGGGCCCAGCCCGGAGGTGAACGACCCGATCCGCGGGCGCGACGCGTTCGAGCGGGCCGTCGCCGGGCTGCGCTCGCTGCAGGACGCCAAGGCACGGGCCGGCCACGGCCCGAACATCGCCCTGAACTTCGTGGTCACCGGCATGAACTACACGCACCTGGTCGACATGGTGCGCCTGTGCGAGCAGCTCGGCGTGGAGGAGATCACGGTCGGGCTGTCGAGCTTCTTCACCCGCGAGGAGGGCCACGCGTCGCGGGCCGCTTTCGAGGCGGTGACCGGCCGACCCTTCCTGTCCTGGGCCGGCTACTGCAACGAGCACCAGCACGCCGACCTCGTCCCGGAGCGGCTGGAGGAGCTGCTCGACGAGGCCGATCGGCTCAGCAACGGGGTCCGCGTGCTGGTGGCCCCGACCCGCTACACCAACCGCGAGAAGAGCCGGTTCTTCGCGAAGGACTGGCGCCGGATCGTGCGGGAGACAACCTGCGTCAAGCTGTGGGCGCAGACCACGGTGCTGCCCAATGGGCAGATCATCAGCTGCACCACGTTCGCCGACACGGTCATGGGCTCCATCCGCGACCAGTCCCTGAGCGAGGTGTTCCACGGCGACAGCTACACCCGGATGCGCGAGATGATCCGCGAAGGCCTGCAGCCCATCTGCCACCGCTGCTGCGAGCTCAACATGGACATCGACGTCGATCCTGCCCTCTACGACTCCGCCACTGTGAAGGGGTGA
- a CDS encoding TylF/MycF/NovP-related O-methyltransferase: MRTSEQVTNATYLDQRRAAKVYGDAFRTVFEYVYGCHIPGSVAEFGCFEGFSSLLLADLIVEFDAETDFYATLHPRHLYVYDSFAGFPKSTNNVDSISYEVVDTGYWRESEDASPPGTEEMLRREFTRRFGDSGWTIVRGMYEQSLVSDPLQREVAIANLDCDLYVSSVQVLDHLLGNRLLPDGAVLLLDDYNCNRANPRFGMRRAMRECFARTDGFYDYSEFLSYGWHGRAFFVHRLGDSPNPDAEVGA, from the coding sequence ATTCGTACGTCCGAGCAAGTCACCAACGCCACGTATCTCGATCAGCGGCGGGCCGCAAAGGTCTACGGCGACGCTTTCCGCACCGTATTCGAGTACGTCTACGGCTGCCACATCCCCGGCAGCGTCGCCGAGTTCGGCTGCTTCGAGGGGTTCAGTTCGCTGCTGCTGGCGGACCTGATCGTCGAGTTCGACGCGGAGACCGACTTCTACGCCACGCTGCACCCACGCCACCTCTACGTCTACGACTCCTTCGCCGGGTTCCCCAAGAGCACCAACAACGTCGACTCGATCTCCTACGAGGTGGTCGACACGGGGTACTGGCGGGAGAGCGAGGATGCCTCCCCGCCGGGCACGGAGGAGATGCTGCGGCGGGAGTTCACCCGCCGCTTCGGCGACAGCGGCTGGACCATCGTGCGAGGCATGTACGAGCAGTCGCTGGTGTCCGACCCGCTGCAGCGGGAGGTCGCCATCGCCAACCTCGACTGCGACCTGTACGTCTCGAGCGTCCAGGTGCTCGACCACCTGCTGGGCAACCGGCTGCTGCCCGACGGTGCCGTCCTCCTGCTCGACGACTACAACTGCAACCGGGCGAACCCGCGTTTCGGGATGCGACGGGCGATGCGGGAGTGCTTCGCCCGCACCGACGGGTTCTACGACTACAGCGAGTTCCTGAGTTACGGCTGGCACGGCCGCGCGTTCTTCGTGCACCGGCTCGGCGACAGCCCGAACCCGGACGCCGAGGTGGGCGCATGA
- a CDS encoding zinc-dependent alcohol dehydrogenase — protein sequence MNEQDMLALVVRGPKEHAVERVSRPVPAPGEALVAVTDVAMCGTDLRLLRGTLHDAEYPVIPGHEWAGRVVAAPTRPELVGRAVVADNILPCRACPQCAAGRFNLCTACDELGFTRPGAFAQLLAIPAEQLEPLPEQLSGAEGCLLEPLGVALHACERGPDVRGRLVGVVGGGTIGLLVAQLAASAGAARVSVVDPVAARRQLATTLGLDARAALSDWDDEQPEVVFDSTGVADVFPAGLRATRPGGAYVLVGYSGEEATRFEPSTVMLRELTVYGVLSGQGQLRRALAAATSGAVRLAPLVSEPLPLSQYRAVLDDTGEDAPLRRFFVLDPITEETSGITNAPPVPQEGGRS from the coding sequence ATGAACGAGCAGGACATGCTCGCTCTCGTGGTGCGGGGGCCCAAGGAGCACGCCGTCGAGCGCGTGTCCCGTCCGGTCCCCGCCCCCGGCGAAGCGCTGGTGGCGGTCACGGACGTGGCGATGTGCGGCACCGACCTGCGGCTGCTGCGCGGGACGCTGCACGACGCGGAGTACCCGGTGATCCCCGGGCACGAGTGGGCCGGTCGAGTTGTCGCGGCGCCGACCCGGCCGGAGCTGGTGGGCCGGGCGGTCGTGGCGGACAACATCCTGCCGTGCCGGGCCTGCCCGCAGTGCGCGGCGGGCCGGTTCAACCTCTGCACGGCCTGCGACGAGCTGGGCTTCACCCGGCCGGGGGCGTTCGCGCAGCTGCTCGCCATCCCGGCGGAGCAGCTCGAGCCGCTTCCGGAGCAGTTGTCCGGCGCGGAGGGCTGCCTCCTGGAGCCGCTGGGCGTGGCGCTGCACGCCTGCGAGCGCGGCCCCGACGTGCGGGGCCGGCTGGTGGGGGTCGTCGGCGGCGGAACGATCGGGCTGCTCGTGGCGCAGCTGGCCGCGTCGGCCGGGGCGGCGCGGGTGAGCGTCGTCGACCCGGTGGCGGCCCGGCGACAGCTGGCCACCACGCTCGGGCTGGACGCGCGGGCGGCCCTGAGCGACTGGGACGATGAGCAGCCCGAGGTCGTGTTCGACAGCACCGGCGTGGCCGACGTCTTCCCGGCCGGGCTGCGGGCCACCCGCCCGGGCGGCGCCTACGTGCTGGTCGGCTACTCGGGTGAGGAGGCAACCCGCTTCGAGCCCAGCACGGTCATGCTGCGCGAGCTCACGGTGTACGGCGTGCTGTCCGGCCAGGGACAGTTACGCCGCGCGCTGGCCGCGGCCACGTCGGGCGCGGTGCGGCTGGCGCCGCTGGTGAGCGAGCCGCTGCCGCTGAGCCAGTACCGGGCGGTCCTCGACGACACCGGCGAGGACGCACCGCTGCGTCGGTTCTTCGTGCTTGACCCGATCACCGAGGAGACCTCGGGCATCACCAACGCCCCGCCAGTACCGCAGGAAGGTGGACGTTCATGA